One region of Pseudomonas alvandae genomic DNA includes:
- a CDS encoding response regulator, which translates to MSVPAPVTPPTILVVEDDSIVRMLIVDVLEELEYKVLEAEGCEEALALLKDTDRSIDLMMTDVNMPIMDGRELAKEARSVRPGLPILFASGYAESIDVPEGMNVIGKPFSIDQLRDKVKRILS; encoded by the coding sequence ATGTCCGTCCCCGCTCCTGTCACCCCTCCCACCATTCTGGTAGTCGAAGACGACAGTATCGTGCGCATGTTGATTGTCGATGTGCTGGAAGAGCTGGAATACAAGGTGTTGGAGGCAGAAGGTTGCGAAGAGGCGCTGGCGCTGTTGAAAGATACGGACCGTTCCATCGATCTGATGATGACCGACGTCAACATGCCGATCATGGACGGTCGTGAACTTGCAAAAGAAGCACGCAGCGTACGCCCCGGCCTTCCTATCCTGTTCGCCAGCGGCTACGCCGAAAGCATCGACGTGCCGGAAGGCATGAACGTGATTGGCAAACCGTTCTCCATTGATCAATTGCGCGACAAGGTCAAAAGGATTCTTTCTTGA